The DNA segment GACGAGGTGGCCGTGCAGGAGGCGACGGCCCTCACGGCGCGCGAACGCGCGCGCAGCGAGCGTAACTATTTGCGCGAGCGCCACGACAGGCTGGCCCGCCTGCTCGAGGAAAAGGCGGCCACGCGGCAGGCCGTGGACGATGCGACCAACGCGCTGCAAAACGCCGGGTCGGCTCTCGAGACGTCGTCGCAGGCGGTGCGGTCCGTCGAGGCGAGGAGGATGCAGCTCGAGGCGCAGCTCCTCTCGATCGGCAAGCGCATCGGGGATGCGACGATCGTCGCCCCCCTCGGCGGCATGGTGACGGAATGCTATTTCGAGCCTGGCGAGGCCGTGCCGGCGATGCAGGCGGTCTTCGAGGTGATCGAGACGACGGAGGTCCAGGTGAAGATCTACGTCGGGGAGGAGACGCTTCCCTCGATCTCCGTCGGCGACACGGTGAGCGTCCACGCGGACGGCCTCGATCGCCGACTCGCCGGC comes from the Candidatus Krumholzibacteriota bacterium genome and includes:
- a CDS encoding efflux RND transporter periplasmic adaptor subunit; this translates as MKAIGCAAAAAIALLFGSCAGDGEGGYTGVVEATSVQVPALTGGLLVERLVDEGSRVAAGAVMARIDTTELSYERRRLSAAIDEVAVQEATALTARERARSERNYLRERHDRLARLLEEKAATRQAVDDATNALQNAGSALETSSQAVRSVEARRMQLEAQLLSIGKRIGDATIVAPLGGMVTECYFEPGEAVPAMQAVFEVIETTEVQVKIYVGEETLPSISVGDTVSVHADGLDRRLAGVVDWISPKAEFTPKQILTPETRTSLVYAVTVAIDNPDGVLKHGMPVEVRR